One window of Gloeothece citriformis PCC 7424 genomic DNA carries:
- a CDS encoding pentapeptide repeat-containing protein: protein MQFITTESLDTLGAMGEQLIWDTIQDTFINRTGVAYWRYPIFSQTGKFRKEPDILIVDRDLGLIIIEIKSITIHQLLNIRGHRWEYQNYYTSFNHPYQQGENQLYALLEYTKQEPSLKDKVMGRVLIALPLITSEQWQEKNFHKLPTSPPIIFKNSLLSILEIIQKIPSLTPESHLSENQWKLLLSIISGTPVFCQPNHQVLSHPKSRGKILQELRSQISDFDLQQETIGKQIPLGCQRIRGIAGSGKTVLLAQKAAVMHLKHPDWKIALVFFSRSLYHPIIEQVDKWLRYFSNNEQKYEAKHSNLLILHAWGSRKQLGLYRYLCKVAGVPPLSVKNTTSQHPNESLAEACIHLLKETAIPQTFDAILIDEGQDLIVDHYKFEDKQPFYWMAYQALHPCDPLHPEQKRLIWAYDEAQSLESLKIPTASELFGENLGHLVTGNYGNGIKKSEILRRCYRTPHPIITAAHGIGMGLLRPGGMLSGMTRKTEWEAIGYEVEGGFISGEKITLKRPLKNSPNPIPKLWTGSIIELNIYSSRQQELNSLSNQIIHNLRYEGLRPCREILVIVLGTFYEAMKLENYVATFLMRQGIDIFIPSSPDCNILNPHSEQRDPNKFWCEGGVTISRIHRAKGHCADMVYLVGLDHIAKDESNIYLRNQLFIGLTRAKGWVNVSGIGQYQFYEEMRRVLESGDRFTFRFNRPLKREMTVTDGGEVLKRYALGGRNFRNADLRDAYLVGSCLKKANLIGANLRGANLQNAQLDGVKLIAADLSHGNLKGASLRKAKLMGANLTGANLENADLTDADLTDADLTEVVLSPLTKISITE, encoded by the coding sequence ATGCAGTTTATTACAACTGAATCCCTTGACACCCTTGGAGCAATGGGAGAACAATTAATCTGGGACACTATTCAGGATACTTTTATCAATAGAACAGGTGTTGCTTATTGGCGTTATCCCATTTTTTCTCAAACTGGTAAATTTCGTAAAGAACCGGATATTTTAATTGTCGATCGAGACTTAGGATTAATTATTATTGAAATTAAATCAATTACTATCCATCAACTGCTCAATATTCGGGGACATCGATGGGAATATCAAAATTATTATACCTCTTTTAATCACCCTTATCAACAAGGGGAAAATCAATTATATGCTTTACTCGAATATACGAAACAAGAACCTTCCTTAAAAGATAAAGTTATGGGTAGAGTTCTCATCGCTTTACCCTTAATTACCTCAGAACAATGGCAAGAAAAAAACTTCCATAAACTTCCCACCTCTCCCCCGATTATTTTTAAAAATTCTCTCCTTTCTATTCTCGAAATTATTCAAAAAATACCCTCTCTTACTCCCGAAAGTCATCTAAGCGAAAATCAATGGAAACTTTTATTATCAATCATATCAGGAACGCCCGTTTTTTGCCAACCTAATCATCAAGTTTTATCCCACCCTAAGAGTCGAGGAAAAATTTTACAAGAATTGCGATCGCAGATTTCCGACTTTGATTTACAACAAGAAACGATAGGGAAACAAATTCCTTTAGGATGTCAACGAATTCGAGGGATAGCGGGGTCAGGAAAAACGGTTTTATTAGCCCAAAAAGCGGCGGTTATGCACCTAAAACATCCTGACTGGAAAATAGCCCTAGTGTTCTTTTCCCGAAGTCTTTATCATCCTATTATAGAACAGGTCGATAAATGGTTACGGTATTTTAGTAATAACGAGCAAAAATATGAAGCTAAACACTCTAATTTACTCATTCTTCATGCTTGGGGTTCAAGAAAACAACTCGGACTATATCGTTATTTATGTAAAGTCGCGGGAGTTCCTCCACTTTCTGTTAAGAATACCACCAGTCAACACCCTAATGAATCTTTAGCAGAAGCTTGTATTCACTTATTAAAAGAAACTGCCATTCCTCAAACATTTGATGCGATTTTAATAGACGAAGGACAAGACTTAATTGTTGATCACTATAAATTTGAAGATAAACAACCCTTTTATTGGATGGCCTATCAAGCATTACATCCTTGTGATCCTTTACATCCCGAACAAAAACGGTTAATTTGGGCTTATGATGAGGCGCAAAGTTTAGAGAGTTTAAAAATTCCTACAGCTAGCGAATTATTTGGGGAAAACTTAGGGCATTTAGTGACAGGAAACTATGGTAATGGCATCAAAAAAAGTGAGATTTTACGCCGGTGTTATCGAACTCCTCATCCTATTATAACGGCTGCTCATGGAATAGGGATGGGGTTATTACGTCCGGGAGGAATGTTAAGCGGAATGACTCGTAAAACAGAATGGGAAGCGATAGGGTATGAAGTCGAGGGAGGGTTTATTTCTGGAGAAAAAATTACCCTTAAACGTCCTCTTAAAAATTCTCCTAATCCTATTCCTAAGCTTTGGACGGGTTCAATTATAGAGTTAAATATTTATTCCTCTCGTCAACAAGAATTAAATAGTTTATCGAATCAAATTATTCATAATCTGAGATATGAGGGATTACGTCCTTGTCGAGAGATTTTAGTGATTGTTTTGGGGACTTTTTATGAAGCGATGAAATTAGAGAATTATGTGGCTACTTTTTTAATGAGACAGGGAATTGATATTTTTATTCCCAGTAGTCCCGATTGTAATATATTAAACCCCCATTCGGAACAACGAGATCCTAATAAATTTTGGTGTGAAGGGGGAGTAACTATTTCTCGAATTCATCGCGCTAAAGGTCATTGTGCGGATATGGTTTATCTGGTAGGATTAGATCATATTGCTAAAGATGAAAGTAATATTTATTTACGAAATCAATTATTTATTGGGTTAACTAGGGCTAAAGGTTGGGTAAATGTTAGTGGTATTGGACAGTATCAATTTTATGAGGAAATGAGGCGAGTTTTAGAGAGTGGGGATAGGTTTACGTTTAGGTTTAATCGTCCTCTTAAACGAGAAATGACGGTGACAGATGGGGGAGAAGTTTTAAAACGATATGCTTTAGGGGGTCGGAATTTTCGCAATGCTGATTTAAGGGATGCTTATTTAGTGGGAAGTTGTTTAAAAAAAGCAAATTTAATCGGGGCAAATTTACGGGGGGCAAATTTACAAAATGCTCAATTAGATGGGGTTAAATTAATTGCTGCTGACTTAAGTCATGGGAATTTAAAAGGAGCAAGTTTAAGAAAAGCAAAATTGATGGGAGCAAATTTAACCGGGGCTAATTTAGAGAATGCTGATTTAACCGATGCTGATTTAACTGATGCTGATTTAACTGAGGTTGTTTTAAGTCCTTTAACTAAAATAAGTATAACTGAATAA
- a CDS encoding DNA methyltransferase produces MGKQLSFFELESHYNNQIGSFSENIIKSGFNYQEIDIGDITFKAGQLESIHRWYRLTPSYSPGLVRFLIEQLKVTQNDFILDPFSGRGTTIIECQKKGIKSQGIEINPLLQIVGQQSLLWDTNNLSLIDVYLQEIHHLIEKYKNFSLEKILERFQTRVPIIHNVFRWWKLPVLKNLIIARETLIKKEYFSIYPYLWLALNKACLDCANIHRNHPTITFDDHHQRQIDVYFEIHNNLTIIRNDLQFISKTELNFSQLNSIILGDSTYNLQEEVHRSVDFVITSPPYPNRYSYVHQTRPQLHFMEILENITQATEIDLKAIGGTWGRATSILQKDLIFVPEEIKPYLSYYPELKEQNLLMCNYATKYFIDLWRHIKSLKAVVSSKFQGVYVVGNSRLANVEIFTEVILSQLFQHEGFEVEKIMSFRKRGGKKRLYETAIWIKF; encoded by the coding sequence ATGGGTAAGCAATTATCATTTTTTGAGTTAGAAAGTCATTATAATAATCAGATAGGGTCATTCTCTGAAAATATTATTAAATCAGGGTTTAATTATCAAGAAATAGATATAGGTGATATTACATTTAAAGCGGGACAACTCGAATCAATTCACCGATGGTATCGTCTTACTCCTAGTTATTCACCTGGGTTAGTCCGATTTTTAATAGAACAATTGAAAGTTACTCAAAATGACTTTATACTTGATCCATTTAGTGGGAGAGGAACAACGATAATAGAATGTCAAAAGAAAGGGATAAAATCTCAGGGAATTGAAATTAATCCTTTACTTCAAATAGTAGGGCAACAATCTTTATTATGGGACACCAATAACCTGAGTTTAATTGATGTTTATTTACAAGAAATTCATCATTTAATTGAGAAATATAAAAATTTTTCTCTTGAAAAAATCCTTGAGCGGTTTCAAACACGAGTTCCCATTATTCATAATGTATTCCGTTGGTGGAAGTTACCCGTTTTAAAAAATTTAATTATTGCTCGTGAAACCCTGATTAAAAAAGAATATTTTTCTATTTATCCCTATTTATGGCTGGCTTTAAATAAAGCTTGCTTAGACTGTGCAAATATTCATAGAAATCATCCTACCATTACTTTTGACGATCATCATCAGAGACAAATAGATGTTTATTTTGAAATTCATAATAATTTAACCATAATTCGTAATGATTTACAGTTTATTAGTAAAACAGAGTTAAACTTTTCACAATTAAATTCTATTATTTTAGGAGATTCGACTTATAATTTACAAGAAGAAGTTCACCGTTCTGTTGATTTTGTCATTACTTCTCCTCCTTATCCTAATAGATATAGTTATGTTCATCAAACTAGACCTCAATTACATTTTATGGAAATCTTAGAAAATATTACACAAGCTACAGAAATAGATTTAAAAGCTATTGGGGGTACATGGGGGAGAGCAACATCTATTTTACAAAAAGATTTAATTTTCGTTCCTGAAGAAATTAAGCCCTATCTTTCCTATTACCCTGAATTAAAAGAGCAAAATCTTTTAATGTGTAATTATGCGACCAAATATTTTATTGATTTATGGAGGCATATCAAAAGTTTAAAAGCAGTTGTATCTAGTAAGTTTCAAGGAGTATATGTTGTAGGTAATTCAAGACTTGCTAATGTGGAGATCTTTACAGAAGTGATTTTAAGTCAACTTTTTCAGCATGAAGGGTTTGAAGTTGAAAAAATAATGTCTTTTAGAAAAAGAGGAGGTAAAAAACGTTTGTATGAAACCGCTATTTGGATTAAATTTTAG
- a CDS encoding DUF4212 domain-containing protein produces the protein MNSNRRQAYWRANVRLIRNLLLIWAFVSLGCSILFVPFLNNIRFGGVPFGFWMAQQGSIYVFVILIFVYAVQMDKLDRKFKGRD, from the coding sequence ATGAACAGTAACCGGCGACAGGCTTATTGGCGAGCCAATGTGCGCTTAATTCGGAATTTGCTTTTAATTTGGGCGTTTGTCTCTTTAGGCTGTAGTATTCTCTTTGTCCCATTCCTCAATAATATTCGCTTTGGGGGCGTTCCTTTTGGCTTTTGGATGGCTCAACAAGGCTCAATCTATGTCTTTGTTATTCTCATTTTTGTCTATGCTGTCCAGATGGATAAACTCGATCGCAAATTTAAAGGGAGGGACTAA